One genomic segment of Funiculus sociatus GB2-C1 includes these proteins:
- a CDS encoding type II toxin-antitoxin system HicB family antitoxin, protein MSDTKSIQTLIEEIEALSPEEQALLKQSFSPSISVQINTVGLEPSLLPDEQVSPLAPEPLKTGNAVFDNFDAAQSKFWGDEATYHVLLKNEPEGGVSATLLGWPECKAMGKTRQDAVSRLQDMVDALLAEAEIVTVKIRSTQLDNPWLKLAGKYKDDSLFDEFLENITAYRRELDAEQEAYDRELDAQDEAK, encoded by the coding sequence ATGAGCGATACTAAATCTATTCAAACACTAATTGAAGAAATTGAGGCTTTATCTCCAGAAGAGCAAGCTTTATTAAAGCAGAGCTTTTCCCCTTCTATTAGCGTACAAATCAACACAGTAGGATTAGAACCAAGCCTTTTACCTGATGAACAAGTCAGCCCATTGGCACCAGAACCCCTAAAAACAGGAAACGCTGTTTTTGACAACTTTGACGCAGCACAAAGTAAATTTTGGGGTGATGAGGCAACTTATCACGTCTTGCTGAAAAATGAGCCAGAGGGAGGCGTTAGCGCCACATTGTTAGGATGGCCTGAATGCAAAGCTATGGGGAAGACGCGACAAGACGCAGTTTCACGCTTACAGGATATGGTGGATGCGCTTCTAGCTGAAGCTGAAATCGTTACTGTAAAAATCAGATCAACCCAATTAGATAATCCCTGGTTAAAACTTGCGGGTAAGTATAAGGACGATTCGCTATTCGATGAGTTCTTGGAAAATATCACAGCCTATCGTCGCGAACTCGACGCGGAACAAGAAGCATATGATCGTGAACTTGACGCGCAAGATGAGGCAAAGTGA
- a CDS encoding PIN domain-containing protein, with the protein MSQYILDTDHLTFLQRHHPLVVQRVATINPRDIAVTIVTVEEQLRGRLDSIRQASTNGSQADRLVLAYTRLGETLDDFKSINILKFDEEAYIRYADLRSQRIRIGTQDLKIAAISLSKNSILVTRNQRDFAQVPDLIFEDWTILP; encoded by the coding sequence GTGAGTCAGTACATTCTTGATACGGATCACTTAACATTTTTGCAGCGGCATCATCCACTTGTTGTGCAGCGTGTCGCTACAATCAATCCTAGAGATATTGCTGTGACAATCGTAACAGTAGAGGAACAACTTCGTGGACGACTCGATAGCATCAGGCAAGCTTCCACCAACGGTTCTCAAGCTGACAGGCTGGTATTAGCTTATACAAGGCTAGGGGAGACACTGGACGATTTCAAAAGCATCAACATTCTCAAGTTTGATGAAGAGGCTTACATTCGTTATGCAGACTTACGTAGTCAACGAATACGCATTGGTACGCAAGATTTAAAAATTGCTGCGATCTCGCTCTCCAAAAATAGTATCCTGGTTACTCGCAACCAGCGCGATTTTGCACAAGTACCCGATTTAATATTTGAAGATTGGACAATTTTGCCATAA